From a region of the Tomitella fengzijianii genome:
- a CDS encoding ATP/GTP-binding protein, which translates to MTIIRDTERPTRGGEDAAAAGGSSAGLPWHTIIPFYSLLARRTTTAVPDAPENPESAARRRPPPRRSKWLDRWGWYEHRAAGAYTTTRQAEVLNLATQRRDARSEGVLFGLNKLSQSLVIIDPFALYGDEIENINVCAIGDIGKGKSSGIKTGFVLRQIAAGRRVVVLDKKRQGASGGEYTPIARELGAASVRFRTGGGGASLNLLDPEIAATGQTGGGVDPAGQNALVAAVLEDTMGRTLSEREYAALNRALRIITDRAAASGTEATAADLAAEMLAPSTHTADGTPVTDFGELWEDEARRWGRDPGLALRRLCDGDLKGLVDQPTSPDVRAALEHPLVHFDVSEMPTKGPALRVIMTVIHTWLANVLAARADHHEQTLLVVEEGWHIAGGSTGQVFHDNMKLSRGLGLSTVSAFHHISDLPAESPARALMKEAGIVLLYGQERYEDAAEAVAMYHLPPGTEETLMNLPKGHCLVKYGSQDPMLVEHVRSSTEQRLTDTDAIIKGEQ; encoded by the coding sequence ATGACGATCATCCGCGACACTGAACGGCCCACGCGTGGCGGCGAAGATGCGGCGGCCGCCGGTGGCAGCTCGGCGGGCCTGCCGTGGCACACGATTATCCCGTTCTACTCGCTGCTGGCCCGTCGTACGACGACCGCCGTACCGGATGCGCCGGAGAACCCGGAGTCCGCGGCGCGGCGGCGGCCGCCGCCGCGCCGGTCGAAATGGCTCGACCGGTGGGGCTGGTACGAGCACCGCGCTGCCGGCGCCTACACCACGACCCGGCAGGCCGAAGTGCTCAATCTCGCCACCCAGCGCCGCGACGCCCGTTCGGAAGGGGTGCTGTTCGGGCTGAACAAGCTCTCGCAGTCGTTGGTGATCATCGACCCGTTCGCCCTCTACGGCGACGAGATCGAGAACATCAACGTGTGCGCCATCGGCGACATCGGCAAGGGCAAGTCCTCCGGGATCAAGACCGGGTTCGTACTGCGCCAGATCGCCGCAGGCCGCCGCGTGGTGGTGCTCGACAAGAAGCGCCAGGGCGCCTCGGGCGGCGAGTACACCCCGATCGCCCGCGAGCTCGGAGCCGCCTCGGTGCGTTTCCGCACCGGCGGCGGCGGGGCGTCGCTGAACCTGCTCGATCCCGAAATCGCCGCGACCGGGCAGACCGGCGGCGGTGTCGATCCGGCCGGACAGAACGCCCTGGTCGCCGCGGTGTTGGAGGACACGATGGGCCGGACGCTGTCCGAGCGCGAGTACGCGGCGCTCAACCGGGCCCTGCGCATCATCACCGACCGCGCCGCCGCGTCCGGGACCGAGGCGACCGCCGCCGACCTCGCCGCGGAGATGCTGGCCCCGTCGACACACACCGCCGACGGCACCCCGGTCACCGACTTCGGCGAGCTGTGGGAGGACGAGGCCCGCCGGTGGGGCCGCGATCCGGGACTGGCGCTGCGCCGGTTGTGCGACGGCGACCTGAAAGGGCTGGTGGATCAGCCCACCAGCCCGGACGTGCGGGCCGCGTTGGAACATCCGCTGGTGCATTTCGATGTCTCCGAGATGCCGACCAAAGGTCCGGCGTTGCGGGTGATCATGACAGTGATCCACACGTGGCTGGCAAACGTGCTGGCCGCCCGCGCCGATCACCACGAGCAAACCCTGCTGGTGGTCGAGGAGGGCTGGCACATCGCCGGCGGGTCCACCGGGCAGGTGTTCCACGACAATATGAAGCTCTCGCGCGGCCTCGGATTGTCGACGGTGTCGGCGTTCCACCACATTTCTGATCTGCCGGCCGAATCGCCGGCGCGGGCGCTGATGAAAGAAGCCGGGATCGTTTTGCTCTACGGGCAGGAACGCTACGAGGACGCGGCCGAGGCGGTGGCGATGTATCACCTGCCGCCGGGAACCGAAGAAACGCTGATGAACCTGCCCAAGGGGCATTGCCTGGTCAAATACGGATCGCAGGACCCGATGCTCGTCGAGCATGTGCGCTCGTCGACCGAGCAGCGGCTCACCGATACCGACGCGATCATCAAGGGGGAGCAGTGA
- a CDS encoding MinD/ParA family ATP-binding protein gives MSEPVYGRETPVNLRSQRLRRAAGSNQGDADPVEVDAADADTDTAVGPPPADPYGVGQEALAAATQPAPAPAAAVPGLFDEAAPAATAEQARSGWRGRVNAAMGLHLRATPTERDAATSERARRAAIQSSPPGVVVIASPKGGAGKTPTALMLAAVFGSHRRGVVAWDGCESPGTLADRAALRQPGGIADVLASAGRLASGQAAAAELAAYLTAQPAGHEVLGTALDGSQDPIAVGADECAAVMAVLRRHRDLMVVDTGNNTYAPAWRWAVGHADQLVVPVPLRVDAAKAAYWMLHRLRAEGYEETAAAARVLLVAVPGADGALEQRIAEQLSAAGATRFSRVPYDSLLAAGGRIDFGQVAPATRAAFTDLAARVAGDLAARASGSVLTGRAPAGGYSSSDGEFPRIVTEGDAW, from the coding sequence ATGAGCGAGCCAGTGTATGGGCGCGAGACGCCGGTGAACCTGCGCAGCCAGCGGCTACGCCGCGCGGCCGGCAGCAACCAGGGGGACGCCGATCCGGTCGAGGTCGATGCCGCGGACGCCGACACCGATACTGCGGTCGGCCCGCCGCCGGCCGACCCGTACGGGGTGGGACAAGAGGCCCTGGCCGCTGCTACGCAACCCGCCCCGGCTCCGGCGGCCGCGGTGCCGGGCCTGTTCGACGAGGCGGCACCAGCCGCGACGGCCGAACAGGCACGGAGCGGCTGGCGCGGCCGGGTCAACGCGGCGATGGGCCTGCACCTGCGGGCCACGCCGACCGAACGCGATGCGGCCACCTCCGAGCGGGCACGCCGCGCGGCGATCCAATCGTCCCCGCCGGGGGTGGTGGTCATCGCCTCCCCGAAAGGCGGTGCGGGTAAGACGCCGACCGCGCTGATGCTCGCGGCCGTGTTCGGCAGCCACCGACGCGGCGTGGTCGCCTGGGACGGCTGCGAGTCGCCGGGCACCCTCGCCGACCGGGCGGCGCTACGCCAGCCCGGCGGCATCGCCGATGTACTCGCGTCGGCGGGCCGGCTCGCCTCGGGGCAGGCGGCCGCGGCCGAGCTGGCCGCCTATCTGACCGCCCAGCCTGCCGGGCACGAAGTGCTCGGCACCGCCCTTGACGGCAGCCAGGACCCGATCGCCGTCGGCGCCGACGAGTGCGCCGCGGTCATGGCGGTGCTGCGCCGGCACCGCGACTTGATGGTCGTCGATACCGGCAACAACACCTACGCGCCCGCGTGGCGGTGGGCGGTAGGGCACGCCGACCAACTGGTGGTTCCGGTGCCGCTACGCGTCGACGCGGCCAAGGCCGCCTATTGGATGCTCCACCGGCTGCGTGCCGAGGGCTACGAGGAGACGGCGGCGGCAGCCCGGGTTCTGCTGGTCGCGGTGCCCGGCGCCGACGGGGCCCTGGAACAGCGCATCGCCGAACAGCTCTCCGCGGCCGGGGCCACCCGGTTTTCGCGGGTGCCGTATGACTCGTTGCTCGCCGCCGGTGGCCGGATCGATTTCGGCCAGGTCGCGCCCGCGACGCGGGCGGCGTTTACGGACCTGGCCGCCCGCGTGGCCGGGGACCTGGCGGCCCGGGCCAGTGGGTCGGTGCTCACCGGCCGGGCCCCGGCGGGCGGATACAGCAGCAGTGATGGGGAGTTTCCCCGGATCGTGACCGAAGGAGACGCGTGGTGA
- a CDS encoding SCO6880 family protein yields the protein MSEQRTSMLGRESASRGRMGIAEPVLAAYVIVTVLCLAVYVIVGQSWWTLGFIALVAVSTVAVTLSRPGHRSPAEGWVHRLRDRRRRRDGEHLYVGAADPDYGRAGVDPGWARPVPLGKVDPVEVAGTGLDEMFILEHRPEGEDHYFSVVLSIQGLAAGLRSDAEWAAAQAQFGAAMASMARRSSLVTGWGMVHRSVPADLWPHEAWITARVRANPAAAASAPAAAAYGQTIDELAPHVEEHRAYGVLIFRRTRAFEKEASRVAGRKGAPVRGGIAQVIRDETARAVASLSAARMGQVTVLGEQRACAVFRSFLDPSYPLDEHAGADFDNCWPSYVGGDEAMVVTGRDGDWYTRAGTIHPADIQPVELGPLWHASVLTGVEPDEGDDEVPPAPTIRTVAVRLDFIEAGRARSDAKKHVTQDAARRLKEEKQGRITDGGSEMQQGASERRRADLMPGTGHHGGVFTMSVAVTGRDADDVLRGCARVEAAADEAGIDRIDWHDDSHDVAVFATLPLGRGLAGSKLTRETNPLR from the coding sequence ATGAGTGAGCAGCGCACCTCGATGCTCGGCCGCGAATCGGCCAGCCGCGGCCGCATGGGCATCGCCGAACCGGTTCTCGCCGCGTATGTGATCGTGACCGTGCTGTGCCTGGCGGTGTACGTCATCGTCGGCCAATCGTGGTGGACGCTGGGATTCATCGCATTGGTCGCGGTATCCACGGTGGCCGTGACCCTGTCGCGGCCGGGGCACCGTTCGCCCGCCGAAGGGTGGGTGCACCGGCTGCGGGACCGACGCCGGCGCCGGGACGGCGAACACCTCTACGTCGGCGCCGCCGACCCGGACTACGGGCGGGCCGGTGTCGACCCCGGCTGGGCCCGGCCGGTACCGCTGGGCAAGGTCGACCCGGTCGAGGTCGCCGGCACCGGCCTGGACGAGATGTTCATCCTGGAACACCGGCCCGAAGGCGAAGACCACTACTTCTCGGTGGTCCTGTCGATCCAGGGACTCGCCGCCGGGCTGCGCTCGGACGCCGAGTGGGCCGCCGCCCAGGCACAGTTCGGGGCGGCGATGGCGTCGATGGCCCGGCGCAGCTCCCTGGTCACCGGCTGGGGCATGGTGCACCGGTCGGTGCCGGCCGACCTGTGGCCGCACGAAGCGTGGATCACCGCCCGGGTGCGGGCGAACCCGGCCGCGGCCGCGTCGGCCCCGGCGGCCGCCGCCTACGGGCAGACGATCGACGAACTCGCCCCGCACGTCGAGGAACACCGCGCCTACGGGGTGCTGATCTTCCGCCGCACCCGCGCCTTCGAGAAAGAGGCCAGCCGCGTCGCGGGCCGCAAGGGGGCACCGGTGCGCGGCGGCATCGCCCAGGTGATCCGCGACGAAACCGCCCGGGCGGTCGCTTCATTGTCGGCGGCCCGCATGGGGCAGGTGACCGTGCTCGGCGAGCAGCGGGCGTGCGCAGTGTTCCGGTCGTTCCTGGACCCGTCGTACCCGCTCGACGAGCACGCCGGCGCGGACTTCGACAATTGCTGGCCGTCCTATGTCGGCGGCGACGAGGCAATGGTCGTCACCGGCCGCGACGGGGATTGGTACACCCGCGCCGGCACGATCCACCCGGCAGACATTCAGCCGGTCGAGCTCGGGCCGCTGTGGCACGCGAGCGTGCTCACCGGTGTCGAGCCCGATGAGGGCGACGACGAGGTACCCCCGGCGCCGACGATCCGCACCGTAGCGGTGCGCCTGGATTTCATCGAGGCCGGCCGTGCCCGTTCGGACGCGAAGAAGCACGTCACGCAGGACGCGGCCCGGCGGCTGAAGGAGGAGAAGCAGGGCCGGATCACCGACGGCGGCTCGGAGATGCAGCAGGGCGCCTCGGAGCGGCGCCGCGCCGATCTGATGCCCGGCACCGGCCATCACGGCGGCGTGTTCACCATGTCGGTCGCGGTGACCGGCCGCGACGCCGACGACGTGCTGCGCGGCTGCGCCCGCGTGGAGGCCGCCGCCGACGAGGCCGGCATCGACCGGATCGACTGGCACGACGACAGCCACGACGTGGCCGTGTTCGCCACGCTGCCGCTGGGGCGCGGTTTGGCCGGCTCGAAGCTGACCCGCGAAACCAACCCGCTGCGCTGA